From the Oryza glaberrima chromosome 5, OglaRS2, whole genome shotgun sequence genome, one window contains:
- the LOC127774729 gene encoding probable ubiquitin-conjugating enzyme E2 26, producing MDAAGYPKMQGGGASSSSSSSASCRAADAAVWDAVQQQKRQRCQGSSSNDQVGLSTENNSFQAPEPELQNSDCVENEEEDYYLYDEDDVCYDDDGDYEFDETDFNQQLADKFDGLDLPPGVEATVPWLQKKDIADGPSTFKSMAELDADITKKYEFFKQFDVVENFSDHHYADKPVGKTGKDWTKRIQYDWKLLEKDLPASIYVRVSENRMDLLRAVIIGPQGTPYHDGLFFFDAQFTSTYPSTPPVVYYHSGGLRLNPNLYACGKVCLSLLGTWSGSGCEKWNSAHSTMLQVLVSIQALVLNENPYFNEPGYETYANSATGQKSAMDYNDTTFQYSCRTMLYSLRRSPQHFDALVAGHFRHRGHAILAACKYYMEGHKVGSVVPNEDEEDAKQQDDTDAGGSGSSSGAKPQPEKPDLCKGRAASFKTNMAVLFEELLMEFNVKGADTKKFCDEKLKKNQQAAAAAP from the exons atGGACGCCGCAGG TTACCCGAAGATGCAAGGAGGAGgggcgtcctcctcgtcgtcgtcctcggcttcctgccgcgccgccgacgcagcCGTGTGGGACGCGGTGCAGCAGCAGAAGCGGCAGCGCTGCCAG GGTTCTTCATCCAATGATCAAGTTGGACTCAGTACTGAAAATAATTCCTTCCAAGCACCTGAACCTGAGCTGCAGAATTCTGACTGTGTGGAAAATGAGGAAGAAGATTACTATTTGTATGATGAGGATGATGTCTGctatgatgatgatggagactaTGAATTTGATGAAACTGACTTCAATCAGCAGCTAGCTGATAAGTTCGATGGTTTGGATTTGCCTCCAGGAGTGGAGGCTACCGTTCCATGGCTGCAAAAAAAGGATATTGCTGATGGACCTAGCACTTTCAAGTCAATGGCAGAACTAGATGCTGATATTACTAAGAAATATGAATTCTTTAAGCAGTTTGATGTTGTTGAGAATTTTTCGGACCATCATTATGCTGATAAGCCTGTTGGGAAG aCAGGGAAAGACTGGACAAAAAGGATTCAGTATGACTGGAAACTTCTGGAGAAAGATTTACCAG CATCCATATATGTCCGTGTGTCTGAAAATCGGATGGACCTTCTGAGGGCTGTAATAATTGGACCTCAAGGAACACCTTACCATGATGGCCTTTTCTTCTTTGATGCTCAATTTACTAGTACTTATCCATCTACTCCTCCA GTGGTATATTATCATTCTGGAGGGCTTCGGCTCAATCCAAATTTATATGCTTGTGGAAAAGTCTGTCTTAGCCTGCTAGGCACCTGGTCTGGTAGTGGTTGTGAGAAGTGGAACTCAGCTCACTCAACTATGCTACAGGTTTTAGTCTCCATTCAAGCTCTCGTACTGAATGAGAACCCATACTTCAATGAGCCAGGATATGAGACCTATGCCAACAGTGCTACTGGACAGAAGAGTGCCATGGACTATAATGATACCACATTTCAGTACTCATGCAGGACGATGTTATACTCACTCCGTAGATCTCCACAG CACTTTGATGCCCTTGTAGCTGGCCACTTCCGCCACCGTGGTCATGCCATTCTGGCTGCATGCAAATATTACATGGAAGGTCATAAGGTTGGGTCCGTAGTCCCtaacgaggacgaggaggatgcGAAGCAGCAGGACGACACTGATGCAGGAGGatccggcagcagcagcggagcaAAGCCGCAGCCTGAAAAGCCAGACCTGTGCAAGGGCCGTGCTGCATCCTTCAAAACCAACATGGCCGTTCTGTTTGAGGAGCTCTTGATGGAATTCAACGTCAAGGGTGCTGACACCAAGAAGTTCTGCGATGAGAAGTTGAAGAAGAACCagcaggctgctgctgctgctccctga